A portion of the Sulfuricurvum kujiense DSM 16994 genome contains these proteins:
- a CDS encoding polysaccharide deacetylase family protein — protein MQYNPTNFFRVGAMVRLVVILAVLMGVLWGAASDRKVPVLCYHRFGTEVVDSMTIKSAAFTEQMEWLKANGYTVIPLDTAVGYLQGKIKSIPAKSVVITVDDGHKSVYSDMATIVKKYRIPVTLFIYPSAISNAKYAMTWDQIRELETTKLFHVESHTYWHPNFNHEKKKLSSEEYAKSVDKQLGGAKKKLEEKTGHEIKYLAWVFGIYDDTLLVDAKKSGYTTAFTIDRKHASSTDNMMALGRYMVISKHTIKDFERMVNGSEEKMPQGKNNLKMTY, from the coding sequence ATGCAGTATAATCCCACCAATTTTTTCAGGGTGGGTGCAATGGTTCGTTTGGTTGTGATTTTGGCGGTATTAATGGGTGTTCTATGGGGTGCGGCGAGCGATAGAAAAGTCCCTGTTTTGTGTTATCACCGTTTCGGGACTGAAGTAGTCGATTCCATGACGATCAAATCCGCTGCGTTTACTGAACAGATGGAGTGGCTCAAAGCCAACGGCTACACGGTTATCCCTCTGGATACGGCTGTCGGATATCTTCAAGGTAAAATCAAATCGATCCCCGCAAAATCGGTCGTCATTACGGTCGATGACGGCCACAAAAGCGTCTATAGCGATATGGCTACGATCGTCAAAAAATACCGCATTCCGGTGACACTCTTTATCTACCCGAGCGCAATCTCCAACGCCAAGTATGCGATGACATGGGACCAAATCCGCGAGCTTGAAACAACGAAACTGTTTCATGTTGAGTCTCACACCTATTGGCATCCGAATTTCAATCATGAGAAGAAAAAACTCTCAAGCGAAGAGTATGCCAAGTCGGTTGACAAACAGCTCGGCGGTGCGAAGAAAAAACTCGAAGAGAAGACAGGGCATGAGATTAAATACCTTGCTTGGGTATTCGGTATTTATGATGACACGCTTCTTGTTGATGCAAAAAAATCAGGGTATACGACGGCATTTACAATCGACAGAAAACATGCTTCTTCAACTGATAATATGATGGCGTTAGGGCGTTATATGGTGATTAGCAAACACACGATCAAAGATTTTGAACGTATGGTGAACGGATCGGAAGAAAAAATGCCACAGGGGAAAAATAACCTAAAAATGACCTACTAG
- a CDS encoding HD-GYP domain-containing protein, whose amino-acid sequence MAKVVRLIINDQYVPLKTDKFIKGEVVPFDVYIKRYNDFVIIIEAGTLLNEGLYHKLLQQERIYIVNHDVKKLKSYFSHSTISLDEEKTNNLDPLSAALAIKEKSSAINEIEKRLFFVYSTVSELMGSIFESGNEKLPLDALSGCVNEIVNVLSYKSHVLPIILKILPDTYSTHNHSTNVAYFATILGIMLKMDNEELIDLSFSALLHDIGKLRIDESILEKSSSLDDDEFESIKHHSQMGCEILEHNGIENQTILKGIRHHHERLDGSGYPDGLRGKLIPQNARIIGVCDVFDALTTNRTFRENYTSFEALLLMKREMHMQLDEKLVDMFIQLHR is encoded by the coding sequence ATGGCAAAAGTAGTCCGATTAATAATAAACGATCAATATGTACCTTTAAAAACGGATAAGTTTATCAAAGGTGAGGTTGTCCCTTTTGACGTTTATATCAAACGCTATAATGATTTCGTCATTATCATCGAAGCCGGAACTTTATTGAATGAGGGCCTTTATCATAAACTTTTACAACAGGAAAGAATTTATATCGTCAATCATGACGTCAAAAAACTAAAATCATATTTTTCTCACTCTACCATCTCTTTGGATGAAGAGAAGACGAACAATCTAGACCCGTTATCTGCGGCATTAGCGATCAAAGAGAAATCATCGGCGATTAATGAAATCGAAAAGAGGCTTTTTTTTGTCTATTCGACGGTATCGGAATTGATGGGGTCTATTTTTGAAAGCGGAAACGAAAAACTTCCTCTTGACGCGCTCTCAGGTTGTGTGAATGAAATTGTAAATGTCCTTTCCTATAAGAGTCATGTATTGCCGATTATTTTAAAAATACTTCCCGACACCTATTCAACACATAATCACAGTACCAATGTCGCCTATTTTGCTACGATTCTGGGCATTATGCTGAAAATGGACAATGAAGAACTCATCGATCTCTCTTTTTCAGCACTGTTGCATGATATCGGTAAGCTGCGGATTGATGAATCTATTTTGGAAAAATCGTCTTCTTTGGACGATGATGAATTTGAATCGATCAAACACCACTCGCAGATGGGGTGCGAGATATTGGAGCACAACGGAATCGAAAATCAAACGATTTTAAAAGGAATTCGGCATCATCACGAAAGGTTGGACGGGTCAGGGTATCCCGATGGCCTTCGAGGGAAACTGATTCCTCAAAATGCCCGTATTATCGGTGTATGCGATGTTTTTGATGCCCTCACGACCAACCGGACTTTTCGTGAAAACTACACCAGTTTTGAAGCCTTGTTGTTAATGAAGCGTGAGATGCATATGCAATTGGATGAAAAACTGGTGGATATGTTTATCCAGCTGCACCGATGA
- a CDS encoding succinyldiaminopimelate transaminase: MHFEPYPFEKLTALLEGITPNSAYSPIALTIGEPQFETPAFIQKSLAKHSEELRRYPKTAGESYLNDSMRGFVERRFGVKLKANELVSSFGTREVLFNFPQYYLFDKKEPVMAYTNPFYQIYEGSAIASRAKVIHLNLSEQNGFKPVIDEAELAGCDLVILNFPNNPTASVLSLEELGDWVKLALKHDFCLINDECYSEIYTDQKIPSLLEASLYVGNSSFKNVLVINSISKRSSAPGLRSGFIAGDGSILKGYAQYRTYVGCASPLPLQAAAAMAWADEYHVAKAREVYAENFKAAQEILGIETSDATFYVWLKVPNALEFTQRLYRDYNVKVLPGEFLAREDARGENPGIGYIRIALVEETVRTIQALERLKEALS, from the coding sequence TTGCATTTTGAACCGTATCCATTTGAAAAACTTACCGCTCTACTGGAAGGGATTACCCCAAATTCTGCCTATTCGCCTATCGCTTTGACGATCGGCGAACCGCAGTTCGAGACCCCCGCATTTATCCAAAAATCGCTTGCCAAGCACTCCGAAGAGCTTCGCCGATATCCGAAAACGGCAGGGGAAAGCTATCTGAATGATTCGATGCGCGGTTTTGTCGAACGCCGATTCGGGGTAAAACTAAAAGCGAATGAATTGGTCAGTTCATTCGGGACCCGCGAAGTGCTTTTTAATTTCCCGCAGTACTATCTGTTCGATAAAAAAGAGCCGGTCATGGCGTATACGAACCCGTTCTATCAGATTTATGAGGGCTCTGCGATCGCGTCACGCGCGAAAGTGATCCATTTGAATCTGAGCGAGCAAAACGGGTTCAAACCGGTTATTGACGAAGCGGAACTCGCTGGATGCGATCTCGTGATTTTGAATTTTCCCAACAATCCGACGGCATCGGTACTGAGCCTTGAGGAATTGGGTGATTGGGTAAAACTGGCGCTCAAACACGATTTTTGTCTCATCAACGACGAGTGCTACAGCGAGATTTATACCGATCAGAAAATCCCCTCGCTTCTCGAAGCGTCGCTCTATGTCGGCAACAGTTCGTTTAAAAACGTCCTCGTTATCAACTCGATCTCCAAACGCTCTTCCGCACCGGGTCTTCGCAGCGGATTTATCGCGGGAGACGGCTCGATTTTAAAAGGGTACGCACAGTATCGCACCTATGTCGGATGCGCGTCTCCGCTTCCGTTGCAAGCGGCTGCGGCCATGGCGTGGGCGGATGAGTATCATGTGGCAAAAGCGCGTGAGGTATATGCGGAAAATTTCAAAGCGGCGCAGGAGATTTTGGGGATTGAGACCTCAGATGCGACGTTTTACGTTTGGCTCAAAGTCCCTAACGCACTCGAATTTACCCAAAGACTTTATCGTGACTATAACGTCAAAGTGTTGCCGGGAGAGTTTTTGGCACGTGAGGATGCACGCGGCGAAAACCCGGGAATCGGCTATATCCGTATCGCTCTTGTCGAAGAGACGGTACGAACCATCCAAGCACTTGAACGCTTAAAGGAGGCATTGTCATGA
- the murC gene encoding UDP-N-acetylmuramate--L-alanine ligase, with product MKIHFIGIGGIGISGLAKYMRFSGHEVSGSDMKETHITQRLIDRGITVHIGHDASNIPEGCDLVIHSAIIRPTNSEIVEAHRRGIEVLHRRDALLRILSEKKVYAVCGAHGKSTTTAILAAIMDGSAIIGAESKGFGSNVRYDGSTDIMLFEADESDGSFLNSNPYCSIVTNAEPEHMEYYNYNIDEFHSAYRRFVEMAPVRVINAEDPFMATLECDALRLYPSVDITNITYTLIDDEPYTRFHLKGFGEFEVWGFGEHIAMDAALAIMAAAQTMSIASIRVRLLNFRGIKKRFDVIFKGSDRVIIDDYAHHPTEIKATMQSLKTYTELKGFERIVAIWQPHKYSRTIDNLDAFVECFEGCDTLIILPVWAASEEPREIDFEGRFAGYNLIMADKLHREGDTIQVIVADEVVKTYDKNVIVGFGAGDLTYQLRGTK from the coding sequence ATGAAAATTCATTTTATCGGCATCGGCGGGATCGGTATTTCGGGACTGGCAAAATACATGCGCTTCAGCGGACACGAAGTAAGCGGTTCGGACATGAAAGAGACGCACATTACGCAGCGTCTCATTGACCGCGGCATTACGGTTCATATCGGGCATGACGCGTCGAATATCCCTGAGGGGTGCGATTTGGTGATCCATTCGGCGATTATCCGACCGACCAACTCTGAGATCGTGGAAGCCCATCGCCGCGGGATTGAAGTGCTTCATCGCCGCGATGCATTGCTGCGTATTTTGAGTGAGAAAAAAGTGTATGCGGTGTGCGGAGCGCACGGCAAGAGCACGACGACGGCAATTTTGGCGGCGATTATGGACGGAAGTGCGATTATCGGTGCGGAATCCAAAGGGTTCGGCTCCAACGTCCGGTATGACGGGAGTACCGACATTATGCTTTTCGAAGCGGATGAAAGCGACGGAAGTTTTCTCAACTCAAACCCTTACTGCTCGATCGTCACCAATGCCGAGCCGGAGCATATGGAGTACTATAACTACAATATTGACGAGTTTCACAGCGCGTATCGTCGTTTTGTTGAAATGGCTCCTGTACGTGTTATTAATGCCGAAGATCCATTTATGGCAACGCTGGAGTGCGATGCGCTGCGTTTGTATCCGAGCGTCGATATTACCAATATCACCTATACATTGATCGATGATGAGCCCTACACCCGTTTTCACCTCAAAGGATTCGGAGAATTCGAGGTGTGGGGATTCGGCGAACATATCGCGATGGACGCCGCATTGGCGATCATGGCCGCGGCGCAGACGATGAGTATCGCTTCAATCCGTGTCCGTTTGCTCAATTTCCGCGGAATCAAAAAACGGTTCGACGTGATTTTCAAAGGGAGCGACCGCGTCATTATCGATGATTACGCCCACCACCCGACCGAGATCAAAGCAACGATGCAGTCGCTTAAAACCTATACCGAGCTCAAAGGGTTTGAACGTATCGTAGCCATTTGGCAGCCGCATAAATATTCCCGTACCATCGATAACCTTGATGCCTTTGTCGAGTGCTTCGAAGGGTGCGATACACTGATTATTCTTCCGGTCTGGGCCGCGAGCGAAGAGCCTCGTGAGATCGATTTTGAAGGGCGCTTTGCTGGGTATAACCTTATTATGGCCGATAAGCTTCACCGCGAAGGAGATACGATTCAAGTGATTGTCGCAGATGAAGTGGTGAAAACGTACGATAAAAACGTTATCGTCGGATTCGGAGCGGGCGATCTGACCTATCAGCTCAGAGGAACCAAATAA
- a CDS encoding endonuclease MutS2 codes for MTRLSSNLAELFGKLDLLPHIASLEQFFSREQNIAIPGDQERHFRYIQALDALEFKAPPKSVGFESIINHLKKQGVLRFEEIHELLKVVRYFRLMRNHNFAGLIGEWMETIIIPEPFGEIDEYFDHEGNFIESRDEELHKIAQRIKAIKTEINDSIKRLFHTQKLTPYLVDTQIHYINDEETLLVRGGFNHVLKGSVVGRTGAGFFYVAPDAVLRSKEQLRYVMQERETKLYEYAKRFSAKLSNLVPFIGFCDREFERFDHYQARVLFARARDFAILKPQNNADVVLEEFSHPAIHKPKPISVDFRSNLLMITGVNAGGKTMLLKSLLSASLMAKYLIPMKINPHKSRIGSFKRIEAVIDDPQSVSNDISTFAGRMVQFSHLFEHKSALVGVDEIELGTDSDEAAALFAIVLDELIKRGQKIIVTTHHKRLAALMADRSDVELMAALYDEERRVPTYEFLQGVIGKSYAFETASRYGINPAIITRAKALYGENHEKLSVLIERGSELERELKRKNREVDERLEALKAQEAALKEAREQLRSDLDAEKAKLRAGYDEAVREAKEAARGMDMAAIHRQLNKAQAKLPKAEPIKIAEPEPIRYEVGQAVKYRTQRGTVVSVGAKDAMIEVEGMRLRVKLSDLKPSGNLPKKPKVTVTSQIDQKSGLKLDLHGLRGEESCERMDKFLSDALLQGFDEVIIYHGIGTGKLAYAVKEFLKEHPSVKSFSDAPQHLGGFGAKVVRL; via the coding sequence ATGACGCGTCTCTCCTCCAACCTCGCTGAGCTTTTCGGAAAGCTCGATCTTCTTCCTCATATCGCTTCGCTGGAGCAGTTTTTCTCTCGGGAGCAGAATATCGCCATCCCCGGAGACCAGGAGCGGCACTTTCGCTATATTCAGGCCCTCGATGCGCTGGAGTTCAAAGCCCCGCCGAAAAGTGTAGGCTTTGAGTCTATCATCAACCACCTCAAAAAGCAAGGGGTTTTACGGTTCGAAGAGATTCACGAACTTCTCAAAGTCGTCCGCTATTTTCGTCTGATGCGTAATCATAACTTCGCAGGTCTTATCGGCGAGTGGATGGAGACGATTATCATCCCCGAACCGTTTGGTGAGATCGATGAGTATTTCGATCATGAGGGGAACTTTATCGAATCGCGTGACGAAGAACTCCATAAAATCGCACAGCGGATCAAAGCGATCAAAACGGAGATTAATGATTCTATCAAGCGTCTCTTTCACACCCAAAAACTGACCCCCTACCTCGTCGATACCCAGATCCACTATATCAACGATGAAGAGACGCTGCTGGTGCGCGGCGGGTTTAACCACGTCCTCAAAGGCTCGGTCGTCGGTCGGACGGGGGCGGGATTCTTTTACGTCGCCCCCGACGCGGTGCTCCGCTCCAAAGAGCAGCTGCGCTATGTGATGCAGGAGCGGGAGACGAAGCTCTATGAATACGCAAAACGCTTTTCGGCAAAACTCTCCAACCTCGTCCCTTTCATCGGATTTTGTGATCGCGAGTTCGAGCGGTTTGACCACTATCAGGCACGCGTGCTGTTTGCCCGTGCACGCGATTTTGCGATCCTCAAACCCCAAAACAACGCCGATGTCGTCCTCGAAGAGTTTTCCCATCCCGCCATCCATAAGCCTAAACCGATCAGCGTCGATTTTCGCTCCAACCTCCTGATGATCACGGGGGTCAATGCGGGGGGTAAAACGATGCTCCTCAAATCGCTCCTCTCGGCGAGTCTGATGGCGAAATATCTCATCCCGATGAAGATCAACCCTCACAAATCGCGGATCGGGAGTTTTAAACGGATCGAAGCGGTCATCGACGATCCCCAAAGCGTCAGCAACGACATCTCCACCTTTGCCGGGCGGATGGTGCAGTTTAGCCATCTATTTGAACACAAAAGCGCCCTCGTAGGGGTCGATGAGATCGAGCTGGGAACCGATAGCGACGAGGCGGCGGCACTCTTTGCCATCGTCCTCGATGAGCTGATTAAACGGGGTCAGAAGATCATCGTCACCACCCACCACAAACGGCTCGCGGCATTGATGGCGGATAGGAGCGATGTCGAGCTGATGGCGGCGCTGTATGACGAAGAGCGTCGCGTCCCGACCTATGAGTTTTTGCAAGGGGTGATCGGAAAGAGCTACGCGTTTGAGACGGCGTCGCGCTACGGGATCAATCCCGCCATCATTACTCGTGCCAAAGCACTGTACGGCGAGAACCACGAAAAACTGAGCGTCCTCATCGAACGGGGAAGCGAGCTGGAGCGGGAGTTGAAGCGGAAAAACCGAGAGGTGGACGAACGGCTCGAAGCCCTCAAAGCGCAGGAAGCGGCACTCAAAGAGGCGCGTGAACAGCTGCGAAGCGATCTGGATGCGGAGAAAGCGAAGCTTCGCGCAGGGTATGACGAAGCGGTGCGCGAGGCCAAAGAGGCGGCGCGCGGCATGGACATGGCGGCCATCCACCGACAGCTAAACAAAGCGCAGGCGAAACTTCCGAAAGCGGAGCCGATCAAAATCGCCGAACCCGAACCGATCCGCTACGAAGTAGGGCAGGCGGTGAAATACCGCACTCAGCGCGGTACGGTCGTCAGCGTCGGGGCGAAAGACGCGATGATCGAGGTGGAGGGGATGCGCTTACGGGTCAAACTGAGTGACCTTAAACCGAGCGGCAATCTCCCGAAAAAGCCGAAGGTCACCGTCACCTCTCAAATCGATCAAAAAAGCGGTCTCAAACTCGATCTTCATGGACTTCGAGGGGAAGAGTCATGCGAGCGGATGGATAAATTTCTCTCTGATGCACTCTTGCAGGGATTTGATGAGGTGATTATCTATCACGGGATCGGGACGGGGAAACTGGCCTACGCCGTCAAAGAGTTTCTAAAAGAGCACCCGAGTGTCAAAAGCTTTAGTGATGCGCCACAACATTTGGGTGGATTTGGGGCGAAAGTGGTGAGGCTCTAA
- a CDS encoding type II toxin-antitoxin system Phd/YefM family antitoxin, with protein MVAYKSNEMMSSTDVAKNFGAVLSKLANHEVDKICVLRNNKPEAVVLSALEYEQLRDYRHWNTMSEKEYLQKSHESIDSSRNYSIEEVDAYLERIIDSYES; from the coding sequence ATGGTAGCCTATAAATCCAACGAAATGATGAGTTCGACCGATGTCGCGAAAAACTTCGGCGCAGTTCTCTCCAAACTCGCGAACCACGAAGTCGATAAAATTTGTGTTTTGCGAAACAACAAACCTGAAGCGGTAGTGTTAAGCGCACTCGAATACGAACAGCTACGCGATTATCGTCATTGGAATACGATGAGCGAAAAAGAGTATCTTCAAAAATCGCATGAGAGTATCGATAGTTCACGGAACTATTCAATAGAAGAAGTAGATGCCTATCTCGAACGGATCATCGACTCGTATGAAAGTTAG
- a CDS encoding type II toxin-antitoxin system RelE/ParE family toxin, translating to MKVRILPSFIAKLQFVLEKIAEDKKSAAHTFRREILRECYSLSDFPYRCRRSIHYNDDNIRDLIFKGWTVIYKIQDDEIKVFALTKYEDYKDESDQ from the coding sequence ATGAAAGTTAGAATTCTTCCCTCTTTTATCGCCAAACTGCAGTTTGTTTTGGAAAAGATTGCCGAGGATAAAAAAAGCGCGGCACACACATTTCGCCGTGAGATTTTGCGTGAGTGTTATAGTCTCAGCGATTTTCCTTATCGATGCCGTCGCTCGATCCATTATAACGACGATAACATCCGCGATCTAATTTTTAAGGGTTGGACAGTGATATATAAAATCCAAGATGATGAAATAAAAGTATTTGCATTGACAAAATACGAAGATTATAAAGACGAGAGTGATCAATAA
- a CDS encoding SIR2 family NAD-dependent protein deacylase has product MKKVLILSGAGISAESGIRTFRDTNGLWEEYDVMEVCSLTGFERNPKLVADFYDARRRDLHDKLPNAAHEMIARLKQHYPDQIEVLTQNVDDLFERAGCPDVIHLHGTLTDLRCEECGWVYEIGYESQEGSTCPSCESDNIRHNVVMFGEEAPMYAELQRAIEECDLFVVIGSSGQVINTAWIAQWFEHSILNNLESDDMLDPFFKTLYIEKATTAAPKIEAEIEYFLALQ; this is encoded by the coding sequence ATGAAAAAAGTCCTAATCCTTAGCGGTGCGGGGATCAGCGCCGAGAGCGGTATTCGCACATTCCGTGATACGAATGGACTATGGGAAGAATACGACGTGATGGAAGTGTGCTCGCTCACAGGGTTCGAGCGTAATCCCAAACTGGTCGCCGATTTTTACGATGCCCGCCGTCGCGACCTGCATGACAAACTCCCCAATGCCGCCCACGAGATGATCGCCCGCCTCAAACAGCATTACCCCGATCAGATCGAAGTACTGACCCAAAACGTCGACGATCTGTTCGAGCGTGCGGGGTGTCCCGATGTAATCCATCTGCACGGCACCCTCACCGATCTGCGGTGCGAGGAGTGCGGATGGGTTTACGAGATCGGATATGAGTCGCAGGAGGGATCGACGTGTCCGTCGTGCGAGAGTGATAACATCCGCCATAACGTCGTGATGTTCGGGGAAGAGGCACCGATGTACGCAGAACTTCAACGAGCAATCGAAGAGTGTGATTTGTTTGTCGTCATAGGTTCAAGCGGTCAGGTGATCAATACGGCGTGGATCGCTCAATGGTTTGAACACTCGATCCTCAATAACCTCGAATCCGATGATATGCTCGATCCGTTTTTCAAGACCCTCTACATCGAAAAAGCAACCACCGCTGCGCCGAAGATCGAGGCGGAAATCGAGTATTTTCTGGCTTTACAATAG
- the ligA gene encoding NAD-dependent DNA ligase LigA — MTQTDYKNAVEQLKKYSYHYYVLDDPITTDEEYDILYHKVVAYEHEHPSEIISDSPTQRVGDVPQDKFDKAQHLSRMWSLEDLFDREELETWVNRITKGYGDVRFYCEPKFDGASLNLIYDKGVLVQAITRGDGVEGEDVTQNAKTIQSIPLRIEYKGRIEIRGEVVIFKEDFEKINLERSRNGESLFANPRNAAAGSLRQLDTRITASRRLVFMPYGIGANTLEIKNLSERMEWVYGLGFRNPHMTHLCESADQIETFYHEMRVERDNFAMLLDGMVIKVDSIAVQDELGYTVKNPRWAAAYKFPAIEKLTTLKEVIMQVGRSGVVTPVAIVEPVDIEGVTVERSTLHNFDEIERKDIRIGDKVIILRSGDVIPKIVKVITAERTGSEQVIPRPTQCPVCGSELLDEGALIKCQNMGCEARVVNSIIYFASKQCLNIDGLGDKIVEALHSAGMVHEVSDLFGLTMDQLLSLEGFKEKKSRNLLDAIAAAKGCDCWRFINALGIEHIGEVASKTLCGAFGTAFDRSSREEILALEGFGGEMVESILEFVRVNSEKIERLRSILNPAAPVKIEAAENPFKGKSVVITGSMSVPRDHIKVMLEELGAKVASSVSKKTDYVVYGEDAGNKYDKAVELGVTLLTESEFREMCEAGDSAPLPDIASTPQGSAVEPKYSLFD, encoded by the coding sequence ATGACCCAAACCGACTATAAAAACGCCGTAGAACAACTCAAAAAATACTCTTACCACTATTACGTCCTCGACGATCCGATCACGACGGACGAGGAGTACGATATCCTCTACCATAAGGTGGTGGCGTACGAGCATGAGCATCCGAGTGAGATCATCAGCGATTCTCCGACACAGCGGGTCGGGGACGTGCCGCAGGATAAGTTTGATAAAGCACAGCATCTCAGCCGCATGTGGAGTCTCGAAGACCTCTTTGACCGCGAGGAGTTGGAGACGTGGGTAAACCGTATCACCAAAGGCTACGGCGATGTCCGCTTTTACTGCGAACCGAAATTCGACGGGGCGAGTCTGAACCTGATCTACGATAAAGGCGTACTCGTTCAGGCGATTACCCGCGGAGACGGGGTCGAGGGGGAAGACGTTACCCAAAACGCCAAAACGATTCAGAGTATCCCCCTTAGAATCGAGTACAAAGGGCGGATCGAGATACGCGGCGAAGTGGTCATTTTCAAAGAGGATTTTGAGAAGATCAATCTCGAGCGCTCCCGCAACGGCGAGTCGCTGTTCGCCAACCCGCGCAATGCGGCGGCGGGGAGCCTGAGACAGCTCGATACCCGGATTACGGCGTCGCGCCGTCTGGTATTTATGCCTTACGGCATTGGAGCTAATACCCTCGAGATCAAAAACCTCAGTGAGCGGATGGAGTGGGTCTATGGCCTCGGATTTCGCAATCCCCATATGACCCACTTGTGCGAGAGCGCGGATCAAATCGAGACCTTTTACCATGAGATGAGGGTTGAGAGGGATAACTTCGCGATGCTGCTGGACGGGATGGTGATCAAGGTCGACTCGATTGCGGTACAGGATGAACTGGGCTATACGGTCAAAAATCCCCGCTGGGCGGCGGCGTATAAATTCCCCGCCATCGAGAAGCTCACGACACTCAAAGAGGTGATTATGCAGGTGGGGCGCAGCGGTGTCGTCACTCCCGTCGCCATCGTCGAACCGGTCGATATCGAGGGGGTGACGGTCGAGCGTTCGACATTGCATAATTTCGACGAGATCGAGCGCAAAGATATCCGCATCGGGGACAAGGTGATCATTCTCCGCAGCGGCGACGTTATCCCCAAAATCGTCAAAGTCATTACGGCGGAGCGGACGGGAAGCGAGCAGGTGATTCCACGTCCTACGCAGTGCCCCGTCTGCGGAAGTGAACTGCTCGATGAGGGGGCGTTGATCAAATGCCAAAACATGGGATGCGAAGCGCGGGTGGTCAACTCGATCATCTATTTCGCCTCCAAACAGTGCCTTAACATCGACGGATTGGGAGACAAGATCGTCGAAGCGCTTCATAGCGCGGGGATGGTGCATGAGGTAAGTGATCTTTTTGGCCTCACAATGGATCAGCTCCTCTCATTGGAGGGATTCAAAGAGAAAAAGAGCCGCAACCTCCTCGATGCGATCGCGGCGGCCAAAGGGTGCGACTGCTGGCGCTTTATCAATGCACTGGGGATCGAGCATATCGGAGAAGTCGCCTCCAAAACCCTCTGCGGTGCGTTCGGTACGGCGTTTGATCGCTCATCCCGCGAAGAGATTCTGGCGTTGGAGGGGTTCGGGGGAGAGATGGTCGAATCGATCCTCGAATTTGTCCGCGTCAACAGCGAGAAGATCGAGAGACTCCGATCGATTTTAAACCCTGCCGCTCCTGTTAAGATCGAAGCGGCAGAGAACCCGTTTAAAGGCAAAAGTGTCGTCATTACCGGATCGATGAGCGTACCGCGCGATCACATCAAAGTGATGTTAGAAGAGTTGGGAGCAAAAGTCGCTTCATCAGTGTCGAAAAAGACCGATTACGTCGTGTACGGGGAAGATGCGGGGAATAAATACGATAAAGCGGTAGAGCTCGGTGTGACGCTCCTCACCGAAAGCGAATTTAGAGAAATGTGCGAAGCGGGCGATTCAGCGCCGCTTCCCGATATTGCTTCGACGCCGCAGGGGAGCGCTGTAGAGCCAAAATATAGCCTTTTTGATTAA